The Nostoc cf. commune SO-36 genomic sequence GAAGAAAATCCCAAAGGGGATTGCTCCATAAAACATCCAAGGAAGACGACGGCCCCAACGCCGAGATTTCGTTTTATCAGTCAGGAACCCGACAAGCGGATCATTTACCCCATCCCAGATTTTGCCAATCATCAAAATAGTGCCAGCTAAACCCGCAGGGATACCAGCGACATTGGTAAAGAAAATTAGCAGATAAAATACTGATATATTTGCAGTAACTGCTGGCCCTAAATCTCCTGCACCGTAAGCTAATTTTGTTTTTAAGTCCAGTTTTTTACTGAGAGGATCTTGTTGGGCATCGCCATCAGCACCAGAATTATTCATAATAACTTGCACTCATACTAAAATAAAAAGTTTGCGATTGCCTTCAATACTAGCTATCTACCACTCCCGTTAGACTTATGCCAGACCTTTATGTTTCTTGGTCAGATTATCACCAAAAAATTGAACAACTGGCTATTCAGATTTATGAATCCGGTTGGGAATTTAACCAGATTATCTGTCTTGCCAGAGGAGGACTACGAATCGGAGATATTCTCTCTCGTATATACCAGCAACCACTGGCAATTTTAGCAACCTCATCTTACAGTGGCGCTGGTCAACAAGAAAGAAGTAATTTAATTGTCTCCCAGCATTTGACAATGACTGCTGAAAAATTAGGTTCGCGCATTCTTTTAGTCGATGACTTAGTAGACTCTGGCATCACACTGGAACAAACTATACCTTGGCTGAAGCAACATACTGATTTGCCCATTGAGGAAATTCGCACCGCCGTTCTTTGGTATAAAGCTTGTTCAGTTATAGCACCCAATTATTATGTTGATTATCTGCCTGACAACCCTTGGATTCATCAACCCTTTGAACACTATGAGCAGATGAACATCGCAGAACTTGCGGCTAAGGTAAATCAACCGTGTTGATAAATATATACACAAAGTTAATTTCACAGCCACTCATGCTCGACCAGATTTCTTAATATACAATTTTTGTAAAGTATTGGTCACTTTTTAGATTTTAGCGATCGCTTGTCAAATAGTTGAAAACCGACCGAACTTTAGGCAAAATTAGAGATGGTGGCAGAAAAAGTAAAATCACCCTCGGATAATTAAAAATGAAATCAGCACGCGATCGCGAACAATTAATTAAAGATATCAACGTACTACTAAACCAAGCTTATGACAGTACTCTAGATGAGATTTACGCATTACTTCAAAAAATCGAAGAGGAAGAAGAAGAGGAAGATTTAAAAGCCTATGAGCTTGCAAAAAAATCTGCTGATATTGATGGCTCAGTGTCATGGGAAGAAGCTAAAAAAGAACTAAAACGAGAAATAAAAAAGGAAGTTGGGTGAGTTATAAAGTTGAAATCTTAAAGGGAGCATTAAAACAACTTAAAAAATTATCGCCAGAACTTCAAGAACGCATACAAGTTAAAATTGATGATTTAGCCATAGAACCCCGTCCAAACGGGGTAAAAAAGCTAAAAGGTAAAGAAAATGTTTATAGGATTAGACTAGGTGAGTATCGAATTATATACGATATTTTCGATGATATTCTAGTGGTCAATGTTGTAGAAGTTGGACATCGTAACAAGGTTTATAACGATAAAAGTTAGGACTAATTAATTTGTAATTAATTCTTGATGATTTTAAGTACTTTGAGTGCTTGTTTGTCAATTATTTATGTTTACGAAGGAAGAAGCAAACACCTTATATCGCGGTAACACATCTTACAACTTACAAAATTAAATAATTTTTTGTTATTATTGGCGGTCAAAGTATCAATAGTGAAACCTAACAATTTAACTCTCCAAACTTAGGACTCCACCACCCTTTTTGGGTATTGAAATAAGCTACATCTTTATGTTTGGTATCCTTACGGGCTTGTGGGTCACAACACCGCAACATTGTCTTACTCTGCCCCTCTTTGATGTAACTGTACTCTTCTAAAGGCTTCTTACATACAGGGCAGGGATATGTCGTTACCTTCACGGGAGGCTTTTGTTGATTTTCAGCTTGGACTGTTTTAGCTTGTGGTGGCTGCCAAG encodes the following:
- a CDS encoding type II toxin-antitoxin system RelE family toxin; this encodes MSYKVEILKGALKQLKKLSPELQERIQVKIDDLAIEPRPNGVKKLKGKENVYRIRLGEYRIIYDIFDDILVVNVVEVGHRNKVYNDKS
- a CDS encoding phosphoribosyltransferase, with the protein product MPDLYVSWSDYHQKIEQLAIQIYESGWEFNQIICLARGGLRIGDILSRIYQQPLAILATSSYSGAGQQERSNLIVSQHLTMTAEKLGSRILLVDDLVDSGITLEQTIPWLKQHTDLPIEEIRTAVLWYKACSVIAPNYYVDYLPDNPWIHQPFEHYEQMNIAELAAKVNQPC